In Limisalsivibrio acetivorans, one genomic interval encodes:
- a CDS encoding chloride channel protein has product MDIRRELLGGPHSKRRRFGRFLDGHEDLYMVIIAVIIGLLAGYGNIIFRWMIGFFQGLFYGSRSEFILETLNNTPFYKIILIPAIGGLMVGLISIMFKFAKGHGVPDVMKAIAMNRSISPAIAIIKSLSSAITLGSGGSAGREGPIVQIGAAIGSGVGRFFRFSTSRMKASVACGAAGGLAATFNAPIGGAMFAAEVLLGEFGLKTFSPIIIASVIATAVSRAYLGHEVTFEAPVYHLESAFELPLYALLGLLCAVVGVFFIRTFYFFEERFESLDIPSWSKPALGGLLMGTLAVFSRDIMGVGYDTIIKVLHGEVGMILLVIVFLKILATSFTLGSGGSGGLFVPSLFIGAVTGGFFGWLMHSLMPGMTADSGAYALVAMSAMLAATMRAPLTAILIIFEITQSYTIILPLMLTAIIANIAANWIEKESIFSWILTKQGIRIKRGLEEQVLDSIYVRDVQFTDVTSFHENTPFREVMEGIQTAPQSYFPVLDNSEHLVGMLSLDDIRGVIFEEGLEDIVVAGEICTKQGVIYLYPDDTLTVAMEKMGRKDLGALPVVEEDGEGYRVTGLLRRSDLILAYNKRIAAMRE; this is encoded by the coding sequence ATGGACATAAGAAGAGAGCTATTAGGCGGACCGCACTCAAAGAGGCGGCGGTTCGGCAGATTTCTTGATGGTCACGAGGACCTATATATGGTGATCATCGCTGTAATAATCGGCCTGCTGGCCGGATACGGCAATATCATCTTCCGTTGGATGATAGGCTTCTTTCAGGGGCTTTTCTACGGAAGCCGCTCGGAGTTTATCCTCGAAACACTCAACAACACACCCTTTTATAAGATTATCCTGATACCGGCCATCGGCGGGCTTATGGTGGGGCTTATCTCCATCATGTTCAAGTTTGCCAAGGGGCATGGTGTTCCGGACGTTATGAAGGCGATAGCAATGAACCGGAGCATATCCCCCGCCATCGCCATCATTAAGTCGCTCTCATCAGCCATAACCCTCGGTTCAGGAGGTTCTGCGGGTAGAGAGGGGCCCATCGTGCAGATCGGTGCGGCCATCGGTTCCGGGGTAGGGCGTTTCTTCCGGTTCTCCACCAGCCGGATGAAGGCCTCCGTTGCATGCGGTGCCGCAGGCGGACTAGCGGCGACATTCAATGCCCCCATAGGGGGTGCGATGTTTGCTGCCGAGGTTCTTCTCGGGGAGTTCGGACTCAAAACATTCAGTCCAATCATCATCGCATCGGTTATAGCAACCGCCGTTTCCAGGGCGTATCTGGGTCATGAGGTAACCTTCGAAGCCCCAGTTTATCACCTCGAAAGCGCCTTTGAGCTCCCTCTTTATGCGCTTCTAGGTCTTCTATGCGCAGTGGTGGGGGTATTCTTCATAAGAACCTTCTATTTCTTTGAGGAACGCTTCGAGAGCCTCGACATACCCTCATGGAGCAAGCCGGCTCTCGGTGGTCTGCTTATGGGTACACTGGCCGTTTTTTCCCGAGATATCATGGGTGTCGGCTACGACACGATTATAAAGGTCCTCCATGGCGAGGTGGGTATGATCCTCCTCGTCATAGTCTTTCTCAAGATACTGGCCACCTCCTTCACGCTGGGCTCTGGAGGCTCCGGCGGTCTTTTCGTTCCCTCACTTTTCATCGGTGCGGTGACCGGAGGTTTTTTCGGCTGGCTTATGCACTCACTCATGCCAGGGATGACAGCGGACAGCGGAGCCTACGCCCTCGTTGCAATGAGTGCCATGCTTGCCGCAACCATGCGGGCGCCTCTCACAGCGATACTTATCATATTCGAGATAACCCAGAGCTATACCATCATTCTCCCCCTCATGCTCACAGCGATAATAGCCAACATCGCTGCAAACTGGATCGAGAAGGAGTCCATATTCTCATGGATACTAACGAAGCAGGGGATACGCATCAAGCGGGGGCTTGAGGAACAGGTACTCGATTCCATATATGTTCGTGATGTTCAGTTCACCGATGTTACCTCCTTCCATGAAAACACCCCCTTTCGAGAAGTGATGGAGGGTATACAGACGGCACCCCAGAGCTACTTCCCCGTTCTTGACAACAGCGAACACCTTGTCGGCATGCTTTCTCTGGACGACATCAGGGGAGTGATCTTTGAGGAGGGGCTTGAGGATATTGTTGTTGCAGGAGAGATATGTACGAAACAGGGGGTGATTTATCTTTATCCGGATGATACACTTACGGTTGCCATGGAAAAGATGGGACGCAAGGATCTGGGTGCACTCCCCGTTGTGGAAGAGGATGGCGAGGGCTACAGGGTCACAGGCCTTCTGCGTAGAAGCGACCTGATACTTGCCTACAATAAAAGAATAGCAGCGATGAGAGAATGA
- a CDS encoding pyridoxal-phosphate-dependent aminotransferase family protein — MAVVFSNFDFHEVNENMLKKYLLAPGPTPVPESVLLEMAKPILHHRTDEFSSIFDSAAERLPKLFGTEGEVLMLAGSGTAAMEAAVVNTLSPGDHVLVVNAGKFGQRWRDICNVFGMTVSTIDLEWGESVKAEQIEEFIKENPDTKAVLLQGSETSTTACHPVKEIASVTSATDDTLLIVDGITSVGVYDTRMDEWGIDVLVTGSQKAFMLPPGLAFIALSDRAWARAENASIPRYYFDLRKERKTQQKSTTAYTPALTLIIGLNKVLDMLFEEGLENVYRRHQVNGDATRAAVKALGFEMLAKDNPSNAATGFYLPSELDGGAFVKFMREKVGVTYAGGQDHLKGRILRISTLGYHDVFDTITAVSALEMGLVRFGADIELGKGVSAAQNILKDYIG, encoded by the coding sequence TTGGCTGTAGTATTCTCTAACTTTGACTTCCACGAGGTGAATGAGAATATGCTCAAGAAATACCTTCTCGCTCCCGGGCCTACTCCAGTGCCTGAAAGCGTTCTTCTTGAAATGGCCAAACCGATACTTCACCACCGTACAGATGAATTCTCCTCTATTTTCGACAGCGCCGCAGAAAGGCTACCGAAGCTTTTCGGCACTGAGGGAGAGGTTCTTATGCTTGCCGGAAGCGGTACAGCCGCCATGGAGGCTGCTGTTGTAAACACTCTCTCTCCAGGCGACCATGTACTTGTGGTCAATGCAGGAAAATTCGGCCAACGGTGGCGTGACATATGCAATGTATTCGGCATGACCGTTTCCACAATAGATCTTGAATGGGGCGAATCCGTCAAGGCGGAACAGATCGAGGAGTTTATTAAGGAGAATCCCGATACTAAAGCTGTCCTTCTGCAGGGTAGCGAGACCTCCACAACAGCCTGCCACCCTGTTAAAGAGATCGCCTCTGTAACCTCTGCCACAGACGATACGCTCCTCATAGTTGACGGGATTACTTCTGTTGGTGTTTATGACACACGTATGGATGAATGGGGTATCGATGTCCTTGTAACTGGCTCCCAGAAAGCCTTTATGCTCCCTCCGGGACTCGCTTTTATTGCACTGAGCGACAGGGCATGGGCCAGAGCTGAGAACGCATCTATTCCGAGATACTACTTCGATCTGCGCAAAGAGCGTAAGACTCAGCAGAAATCTACCACCGCTTATACACCGGCTCTCACCCTTATCATCGGGCTTAACAAGGTTCTTGATATGCTCTTCGAAGAGGGTCTTGAGAATGTCTACAGGCGGCATCAGGTAAATGGAGATGCCACACGTGCAGCAGTCAAAGCCCTTGGCTTTGAGATGCTTGCGAAGGATAATCCATCCAATGCGGCGACTGGCTTTTATCTCCCCTCTGAACTTGATGGAGGCGCATTTGTGAAATTCATGCGTGAGAAGGTCGGTGTGACCTATGCAGGGGGGCAGGATCACCTTAAGGGGAGGATCCTGCGGATTTCCACACTAGGCTACCACGACGTTTTTGATACAATAACAGCCGTTTCCGCTCTGGAGATGGGGCTTGTCCGCTTCGGTGCGGATATTGAGCTCGGCAAAGGGGTTTCAGCGGCACAAAATATACTTAAGGATTACATCGGATAG
- a CDS encoding ATP-dependent helicase, translated as MIDFKNELNDGQYAAVTSTECPLLVLAGAGTGKTRVITYRIAYLIKVCGIQPDNILAVTFTNKAAEEMKTRLFGLVGPSAYSVWMGTFHSICLRLLRRDGHLVGLQGGFGVIDQDDRLSLMRSVVKDLKIDHKKYPPKQYMHRISWFKNTKPYVDSMPPDAATFHRLDEVFNEYQHRLDQQYLIDFDDMLALTIRMLQANPQTRDHYRSIFKYILVDEYQDTNGIQFLFLQLLSGENGKICVVGDDDQSIYGWRGADIRNILEFDKHFSGVETVKLTDNYRSTADILARANSLINNNRMRKGKELVPFVKEEGTVEYRSAMNEAAEAEFVTSTIEKYMEEGHSLKDTAVLYRTNAQSRNFEVNLNKKGIPYKVIGGTAFYQRREIKDILSYLRFFDNAYDTVSFARSLKFPGRGIGDGTIEKLRRYSISNGMNLLEGTKNMGGSLSANMRRGLEGYVRLMDHLAGLGKVSDMVNDIIEMTEYKEYLKKFESKEEAEKRAGNIDELFNAAVAFEEANPDGTLTDFLATTSLTTSTDEDTGDRVSLMTIHSAKGLEFDVVFLTGLENGLFPLHSSIDEPEQMEEERRLCYVGVTRAKKHLYVTNAENRIIYGKRNMTTRSYFLDEMGFKEPEWFRAKSPSFANSKVNVKKPGNKKSGGSTGKAGKRVQHEKFGEGIIISVSGDGASEKAEVFFKDAGGLKKIVTSFLTFLD; from the coding sequence ATGATAGATTTTAAGAACGAACTTAACGACGGACAATACGCCGCAGTAACCAGCACAGAATGCCCTCTGCTCGTTCTGGCAGGAGCCGGAACGGGGAAAACAAGGGTTATCACATACAGGATCGCATACCTTATAAAGGTCTGTGGGATACAACCGGACAACATCCTCGCCGTAACATTCACAAACAAGGCGGCGGAGGAGATGAAAACAAGGCTTTTCGGCCTTGTGGGCCCTTCGGCGTATAGCGTCTGGATGGGCACGTTCCACTCCATATGCCTCCGCCTTCTCCGGCGAGATGGCCATCTGGTTGGTTTGCAGGGGGGCTTTGGTGTCATCGATCAGGACGACAGGCTCTCGCTCATGCGTTCAGTGGTGAAAGATCTCAAGATCGACCACAAGAAATATCCGCCAAAACAGTATATGCACCGAATAAGCTGGTTTAAGAACACCAAGCCCTATGTTGATTCCATGCCACCCGATGCGGCTACCTTCCACAGGCTGGACGAGGTTTTTAATGAGTATCAGCACAGGCTGGACCAGCAATATCTCATAGATTTCGACGATATGCTCGCCCTGACCATACGCATGCTGCAGGCTAACCCGCAGACAAGGGACCACTACCGGAGTATATTCAAGTATATCCTTGTGGATGAGTATCAGGATACGAACGGAATACAGTTCCTGTTCCTGCAGCTTCTTTCCGGAGAGAACGGAAAGATCTGTGTGGTAGGGGATGACGACCAGTCTATCTACGGCTGGCGTGGTGCGGATATTCGAAATATCCTTGAGTTCGATAAGCATTTCAGCGGTGTTGAAACCGTTAAGCTCACAGACAACTACCGAAGCACAGCGGATATCCTCGCAAGAGCTAATTCACTCATAAACAACAACAGGATGCGTAAAGGGAAGGAGCTTGTCCCCTTTGTTAAGGAAGAGGGGACCGTTGAGTACCGTTCCGCCATGAACGAAGCCGCAGAGGCGGAGTTTGTTACGTCCACCATCGAGAAATACATGGAGGAGGGACACTCCCTCAAGGATACGGCAGTTCTTTACAGGACCAACGCCCAGTCACGTAACTTCGAGGTAAACCTGAATAAAAAGGGGATACCGTATAAGGTGATCGGCGGCACAGCATTCTACCAGAGGCGGGAGATCAAGGATATCCTCAGCTATCTCCGCTTCTTTGATAACGCATACGATACCGTCTCCTTCGCACGAAGCCTCAAATTCCCCGGCAGGGGAATAGGGGATGGAACCATAGAGAAACTCCGCCGTTACTCCATATCGAATGGAATGAATCTTCTCGAGGGAACTAAGAACATGGGGGGCTCACTCAGCGCAAATATGCGTAGAGGGCTAGAAGGCTATGTCAGGCTTATGGACCATCTCGCAGGCCTCGGGAAGGTAAGCGATATGGTGAACGATATCATAGAGATGACAGAATATAAGGAGTACCTCAAAAAGTTCGAGAGTAAGGAGGAGGCAGAGAAGAGGGCAGGAAACATAGACGAACTTTTCAACGCCGCCGTCGCCTTCGAAGAGGCAAACCCCGATGGAACACTCACCGACTTCCTCGCCACAACATCGCTCACAACATCAACGGATGAGGATACCGGCGATAGGGTCAGCCTTATGACAATACACTCCGCAAAGGGGCTTGAGTTTGATGTTGTCTTCCTCACAGGGCTGGAAAACGGGCTTTTTCCTCTACATTCCAGTATAGACGAGCCGGAGCAGATGGAGGAGGAGCGAAGACTGTGCTATGTCGGTGTTACCAGAGCCAAAAAGCATCTCTATGTCACTAATGCAGAAAACCGTATCATTTACGGTAAGCGTAATATGACCACCCGCTCCTATTTTCTTGATGAAATGGGATTCAAAGAACCCGAATGGTTCCGTGCAAAATCGCCGTCCTTCGCAAATAGCAAAGTTAATGTTAAAAAGCCAGGCAACAAAAAATCGGGTGGAAGTACAGGTAAAGCGGGGAAAAGGGTCCAGCATGAGAAATTCGGCGAAGGTATTATTATCTCCGTGTCAGGAGATGGAGCCAGCGAAAAGGCGGAGGTTTTCTTCAAAGACGCAGGCGGACTTAAGAAAATCGTCACTTCATTTCTTACTTTTCTAGATTGA
- a CDS encoding DUF6693 family protein yields MGRSITTNFTMFEALGHAVIWIILSVITFGIAAFFAPYSIAKFFINRTEITVDGKRYIQQCNVELLGNLGHLLLWVLIVIVTFGLGYFLYIYHVWVYCISKTELIPAQ; encoded by the coding sequence GAAGAAGTATCACGACTAATTTTACGATGTTCGAAGCTTTGGGTCATGCGGTGATCTGGATAATTCTGAGCGTTATAACCTTTGGGATCGCAGCATTCTTCGCTCCGTATTCGATAGCTAAGTTTTTTATTAACCGTACAGAGATAACTGTAGATGGTAAAAGGTACATACAGCAGTGCAACGTTGAGCTTTTAGGGAATCTGGGACATCTGCTCCTTTGGGTTCTTATTGTTATTGTTACCTTTGGTTTAGGCTATTTCCTTTATATCTATCATGTCTGGGTATACTGCATCTCTAAGACGGAGCTTATCCCTGCACAATAA
- a CDS encoding adenylosuccinate synthase, whose product MSCSVILGAQWGDEGKGKIVDILTEQADVVARSSGGHNAGHTVVIKGEKYILHLIPSGAMHPEKLNIIGNGVVVDPKALIEEIVGLEKKGIDFTGRLFISKRAHVIMPYHGLIDRIREEIKGSKKIGTTGRGIGPTYADKAARNGIRVCDLYDKEVFREKLEQGVNEANFLLDKKYGSDEKINADDIYTEYLEYAERIRPYVKETTYLINELYDSGKKVMMEGAQGTLLDVDFGTYPFVTSSNSTAGGSCTGTGLSPNRINNVVGVMKAYTTRVGSGPFPTELFDEDGQRLRDVGHEYGATTGRPRRCGWLDLVAAKFACVVNGINYISLTKLDVLTGMKTIKACVGYKYKGETLDTFPPEIGALEGCEPIYKEFPGWEEDITKVSNYDDLPENAKKYLDYVKDFLGIKYNIVSVGTDREETMILEDVF is encoded by the coding sequence ATGAGCTGTAGTGTTATTCTTGGCGCCCAGTGGGGTGATGAAGGTAAAGGCAAAATTGTAGACATACTCACAGAACAGGCAGATGTCGTAGCACGCTCCTCCGGTGGACACAACGCCGGACACACCGTTGTTATCAAAGGCGAAAAATATATCCTGCACCTCATACCCTCCGGTGCGATGCATCCCGAAAAGCTTAATATCATCGGCAACGGCGTTGTCGTTGACCCCAAAGCTCTCATCGAGGAGATTGTGGGGCTTGAGAAGAAGGGTATAGACTTCACCGGCAGACTCTTCATAAGCAAGCGTGCCCACGTAATCATGCCCTATCACGGCCTCATAGACCGTATTCGTGAAGAGATAAAGGGAAGCAAGAAGATCGGCACAACGGGACGGGGAATAGGCCCCACATACGCCGACAAGGCCGCCAGAAACGGTATCAGGGTCTGCGACCTTTACGATAAAGAGGTATTCCGTGAGAAGCTTGAGCAGGGTGTAAACGAGGCGAATTTCCTCCTCGATAAAAAATACGGCAGTGACGAGAAGATCAACGCTGATGATATATACACCGAATATCTCGAGTACGCTGAGCGTATCCGCCCCTACGTTAAAGAGACCACCTATCTCATCAACGAGCTCTATGATTCCGGTAAAAAGGTTATGATGGAAGGTGCCCAGGGTACACTTCTGGATGTGGACTTCGGTACATACCCCTTTGTGACCTCCAGTAACTCAACTGCAGGGGGCTCCTGCACAGGTACGGGACTTTCACCTAACAGGATTAACAACGTTGTGGGCGTTATGAAGGCATACACCACAAGGGTGGGAAGCGGTCCTTTCCCCACAGAGCTTTTCGACGAAGACGGTCAGCGCCTGCGCGATGTAGGCCATGAGTACGGCGCAACAACCGGCAGACCCAGAAGATGCGGCTGGCTGGACCTCGTGGCGGCAAAGTTCGCATGCGTTGTTAACGGCATAAACTACATTTCACTCACCAAGCTGGATGTGCTCACAGGTATGAAAACAATAAAGGCATGCGTGGGCTACAAATATAAAGGCGAAACACTCGACACTTTCCCCCCTGAGATAGGCGCCCTTGAAGGGTGTGAGCCCATATACAAAGAGTTCCCCGGCTGGGAGGAGGATATCACAAAGGTAAGTAACTACGATGACCTCCCCGAGAATGCCAAGAAATACCTCGATTATGTAAAGGATTTCCTCGGCATTAAGTACAATATTGTATCCGTAGGAACGGACAGGGAAGAGACAATGATCCTCGAGGATGTATTCTAG
- a CDS encoding ATP phosphoribosyltransferase regulatory subunit translates to MTQGITNIAPMRAKKLNDIEKSLRGVLNSYGYMEIFLPIYDYYDMLSRTAMDFKDENIIRFIDRNTGKSLVLRPDFTPQVCRYAANYMEGFPLPLRLGYRGRVFRNVNLDKGVKAEKLQVGCELFGMSELAGDTELILIADRGMKALGLSGYRFVAGDIRFTETILEMAGGGREELLGLLSAKNVQGIKDFASNAGLTDGDTAFLASLPFAYGGMDVIDELIRTAPAGIAKERLEYIKSLFSQLISLGVDESMLVFDAAETTGHDYYTGLAFEILHDSVGGRVGSGGRYDNLAGKFGFNVSACGMAFNVEEIIHIDKPVGETAEFDYIVKGDLAKAEELRSEGKSVMFIENEGEQDSFTDYYNIKEIL, encoded by the coding sequence ATGACCCAGGGTATTACAAACATTGCACCCATGCGTGCAAAAAAACTGAACGACATTGAAAAATCACTGCGGGGAGTTCTCAACTCCTACGGGTATATGGAGATATTCCTTCCCATATACGACTATTACGACATGCTCTCCCGCACAGCCATGGACTTTAAGGACGAGAACATCATCCGGTTCATCGACCGTAACACGGGTAAGTCTCTAGTGCTCCGCCCCGATTTCACACCCCAGGTGTGCAGATATGCGGCAAACTATATGGAGGGCTTCCCCCTCCCCCTTCGTCTCGGCTATCGAGGAAGGGTGTTCCGCAATGTAAATCTAGATAAGGGTGTTAAAGCGGAGAAACTTCAAGTGGGTTGCGAGCTTTTCGGTATGAGTGAGCTGGCAGGCGATACAGAGCTCATCCTCATTGCGGATAGAGGAATGAAGGCTCTTGGACTAAGCGGCTACAGGTTCGTTGCCGGCGACATACGATTTACAGAAACCATCCTCGAAATGGCAGGGGGTGGGCGTGAGGAGCTCCTTGGACTCCTGAGTGCAAAGAACGTTCAGGGTATCAAGGACTTTGCCTCAAATGCAGGATTGACTGATGGCGACACCGCTTTCCTTGCCTCCCTCCCCTTCGCATACGGCGGCATGGATGTTATTGATGAGCTTATCCGGACCGCACCTGCAGGTATCGCCAAGGAGAGGCTTGAGTACATTAAATCATTATTCAGCCAGCTCATCTCCCTCGGTGTTGATGAAAGCATGCTTGTATTCGACGCCGCAGAAACCACCGGACACGATTATTACACTGGCCTTGCCTTTGAAATCCTCCACGACAGCGTTGGCGGAAGGGTAGGATCAGGCGGAAGATACGACAACCTCGCAGGAAAGTTCGGCTTCAACGTATCCGCATGCGGAATGGCCTTCAATGTTGAGGAGATAATCCACATAGATAAACCCGTGGGTGAAACGGCTGAATTCGATTATATCGTAAAAGGGGATCTTGCCAAAGCAGAAGAACTTAGAAGCGAAGGTAAATCCGTAATGTTTATAGAAAATGAAGGTGAGCAGGATAGCTTCACCGACTACTACAATATAAAGGAAATCCTTTAG
- a CDS encoding bifunctional diguanylate cyclase/phosphodiesterase produces the protein MSYSLKNDITSDYKKLNIQQTDLIYNVIHSLLATNENMLDMLGKEIAEKHRGNESVKNPEIFQSYLELDTSVIALGLLRPDGRYTAVSNNLNPDDLPNLLEQEESRNTFLKTLNWDKMILGRTYYFKPLNEYVIPIRKAVRDNKDSNKVIAVIAAALTLGDSAKLFNNNLHFGNENNIIIHREFDGYIQYASQSYIREGIYDEPISEEILERGKSLIEKKTGLPIDEVMRNGEIVTIEQTEGVSVPMIISARYDPRYEIWISSTIQKSFIVREWLRLTAIIFASGAAFYIVLFFMFLKVARTDKELKKSLQKQANRDYLTGLYNRNYLRYRIGEWINDDKQPFTLLYLDMDNFKDVNDSFGHVFGDKVLIEISARIKSELEKTSMLIRQGGDEFLIFSRVIDDETIVRDSRKLLDHISKPYTIDGQTFLLGGSVGLAKYPEHGETLDDLIRSADVAMYEAKKRKGNISMFAPGMEAKELKRIHMHQELKGAVERGELFMVYQPQVDRDEKVCGIESLARWSNRELGFVPPDKFIAVAESSGIIEEIGEFIINSVLTDIKDIHSVFGCPSVSINISVKQFMQADFVDKLQQAINDSLKNECGNIKIILEITENLFIEDLDHVLPVLHSLRDSGIMISLDDFGTGYSSLSLLKALPINELKIDKCFVDDMLTNETSSQMVKNIIDIGKNMGFAVLAEGVESREQMEKLKEYGCDSFQGYYFSRPIPKDELIKYLRK, from the coding sequence GTGTCATATAGCCTCAAAAATGATATAACCAGCGACTATAAAAAGCTTAATATCCAACAAACTGATCTCATCTATAATGTTATACATTCCCTGCTGGCCACAAACGAAAACATGCTCGATATGCTCGGAAAAGAGATTGCCGAGAAGCACAGGGGGAATGAGTCTGTAAAGAACCCTGAAATCTTCCAAAGCTACCTTGAGCTTGATACTTCCGTTATAGCTCTCGGGCTTCTACGCCCTGACGGCAGGTATACCGCTGTTAGCAATAATCTTAACCCAGATGACCTCCCTAACCTTCTGGAGCAGGAAGAGAGCAGAAACACTTTCCTGAAAACATTGAACTGGGACAAGATGATACTTGGGCGGACCTATTATTTTAAGCCTTTGAATGAGTACGTTATTCCCATCAGAAAGGCTGTGCGTGATAATAAGGATAGTAATAAGGTTATTGCTGTGATAGCCGCCGCACTCACACTCGGCGACTCGGCAAAGCTCTTCAACAACAATCTTCATTTCGGTAATGAAAACAACATCATTATCCATCGTGAGTTTGACGGCTATATCCAGTATGCCTCCCAAAGTTACATCAGGGAGGGTATATACGATGAACCTATCTCTGAAGAGATACTCGAAAGAGGGAAATCTCTGATTGAAAAGAAAACAGGGCTCCCGATAGATGAGGTGATGAGAAATGGGGAAATCGTTACCATAGAGCAGACTGAAGGAGTAAGCGTGCCAATGATTATCTCTGCCCGGTACGATCCCAGGTATGAGATATGGATATCATCAACCATACAGAAATCTTTCATCGTAAGAGAGTGGTTAAGGCTCACTGCCATTATATTTGCATCCGGGGCTGCCTTTTATATTGTCCTGTTCTTCATGTTTCTTAAGGTTGCCCGTACGGATAAGGAGCTGAAGAAATCACTTCAGAAGCAGGCAAACAGGGATTACCTCACAGGGCTTTACAACAGAAATTACCTGAGATACCGCATAGGAGAATGGATAAACGATGATAAGCAACCCTTTACGCTCCTTTATCTTGATATGGATAATTTCAAGGATGTAAACGACAGCTTTGGGCATGTCTTCGGGGATAAGGTTCTTATTGAGATATCGGCAAGGATCAAATCTGAGCTTGAGAAAACATCTATGTTGATCAGGCAGGGTGGTGATGAATTCCTCATATTCAGCAGGGTAATTGATGATGAAACAATCGTCAGGGATTCACGCAAGCTACTTGATCACATCTCCAAGCCTTACACCATAGATGGACAGACTTTTTTACTTGGTGGAAGTGTTGGGCTTGCAAAGTATCCCGAACACGGAGAAACGCTTGATGATCTCATACGCTCGGCAGATGTTGCGATGTATGAGGCCAAGAAGCGTAAGGGCAACATAAGCATGTTTGCCCCGGGTATGGAGGCTAAGGAGCTCAAACGTATCCACATGCATCAGGAGTTGAAGGGGGCTGTTGAAAGGGGCGAGCTGTTCATGGTATATCAGCCCCAGGTCGACAGGGATGAGAAGGTGTGCGGCATAGAGTCGCTGGCCAGATGGAGCAACAGGGAGCTCGGTTTTGTGCCTCCTGACAAGTTTATTGCTGTAGCTGAATCATCCGGCATCATAGAAGAGATTGGTGAATTCATTATCAACAGTGTTCTTACAGACATTAAGGATATTCATTCGGTTTTTGGCTGCCCCTCGGTTTCGATAAATATTTCAGTTAAGCAGTTTATGCAGGCAGATTTTGTGGATAAGCTCCAGCAGGCGATTAATGATTCACTTAAAAATGAGTGCGGAAACATAAAGATTATACTGGAGATAACAGAAAACCTCTTTATAGAGGATCTGGACCATGTTCTCCCTGTACTGCATAGCCTGCGTGATTCAGGTATTATGATATCACTTGATGATTTCGGTACCGGCTATTCATCCCTGAGCCTCCTCAAGGCGCTCCCCATTAATGAGCTCAAGATAGACAAATGCTTCGTTGATGACATGCTTACTAACGAGACATCCAGTCAGATGGTTAAAAATATTATTGATATTGGCAAAAACATGGGCTTTGCAGTTTTGGCAGAGGGCGTCGAAAGCCGAGAACAGATGGAGAAGCTCAAGGAATATGGCTGTGATTCATTCCAAGGCTACTACTTCTCAAGGCCTATCCCGAAGGATGAGCTTATAAAGTATCTGAGAAAATAA